One Setaria viridis chromosome 3, Setaria_viridis_v4.0, whole genome shotgun sequence DNA window includes the following coding sequences:
- the LOC117850757 gene encoding mannose/glucose-specific lectin — protein MDRIRETLPIKVGPWGGSEANPFDITEEPKRLESVTVRSGAVINSFGFTYVDLAGQKHTVGPVGGNGGKLTTIQFAPTEYVKGFGGSVGPTQGTWVVTCLNIETNLRTHEIYDQGNMFLSLPGKVPFGVPSPGKEIPFSIPLPEDTSIVGFFGRAGANLEAIGVYVKSTNIDTIEETTSNLDTCSPDEPIIIAEAVPIKIGAWGGDGGTEFDVTEPPKRLQSMTIRAGDSIDSIGFSYIDEAGKKHSEGPFGGTGGQLTTIKFAPLEYVKKFSGTIGRAVGSGEMLFVASLEIETNVKKYGPYGKEDNDYPFSIPLPENTSVVGFFGRAGRLIDAVGVYIYYCKSPLIDATEETSGNKDEETSKNKDTTSAPPLTITGQTSPIMIGMWGGDGGEEFDVTEPPKRLDSVMIRAGEIIDSFGFSYIDQAGQKHTLGPYGGKGGKLTTIQLDPTEYVKGFSGTTGTYVGSQVVASLAIETNLREYGPYGEEQDMHFSIPLPKNASVVGFFGSAGNLLDAIGVYVMNGSIPN, from the exons ATGGATAGAATTAGAGAG ACCCTTCCCATCAAGGTTGGACCATGGGGTGGGAGTGAAGCGAATCCATTTGACATCACAGAGGAACCCAAGCGTCTCGAAAGCGTGACGGTTCGGTCTGGCGCTGTCATTAATTCATTTGGTTTTACCTATGTTGATCTAGCAGGCCAGAAGCACACCGTTGGCCCAGTTGGAGGTAACGGTGGGAAGCTTACTACG ATCCAGTTTGCACCAACGGAGTACGTGAAGGGATTCGGTGGATCCGTTGGTCCGACACAAGGAACATGGGTTGTGACGTGTCTCAATATTGAAACAAACCTAAGAACACACGAGATATATGACCAAGGGAACATGTTTCTATCTCTGCCAGGGAAGGTTCCTTTTGGCGTTCCCTCGCCAGGGAAGGAAATTCCTTTTAGCATCCCTCTGCCAGAGGACACTAGCATTGTGGGATTCTTTGGACGTGCAGGGGCTAATCTTGAAGCCATCGGCGTTTATGTGAAATCGACAAACATAGACACAATAGAAGAAACCACAAGTAACCTGGACACTTGTTCCCCGGATGAACCGATCATCATTGCCGAG GCTGTTCCCATCAAGATTGGAGCATGGGGTGGGGACGGAGGGACGGAGTTTGATGTCACAGAGCCACCCAAGCGCCTTCAAAGCATGACTATTCGCGCTGGAGATTCTATTGATTCAATTGGATTTTCCTACATTGATGAAGCAGGCAAGAAGCACAGTGAAGGTCCATTTGGCGGTACCGGTGGGCAACTTACAACG ATAAAGTTCGCACCATTGGAGTATGTGAAGAAGTTTTCTGGAACGATTGGGCGAGCTGTTGGCTCTGGGGAAATGTTGTTTGTAGCGTCGCTAGAGATTGAAACAAACGTCAAAAAGTATGGGCCATACGGAAAAGAGGACAACGACTATCCATTCAGCATCCCGTTGCCAGAGAATACTAGTGTCGTGGGATTTTTCGGACGTGCAGGGAGGCTCATTGATGCTGTTGGTGTTTACATATATTATTGCAAATCCCCTCTCATTGATGCAACTGAAGAAACCTCAGGTAACAAAGATGAAGAAACCTCAAAGAACAAAGACACCACTTCCGCACCACCACTCACCATCACTGGACAG ACCTCTCCTATCATGATTGGAATGTGGGGTGGGGATGGAGGGGAGGAGTTTGATGTCACAGAGCCACCGAAGCGCCTCGACAGCGTGATGATTCGAGCTGGTGAAATCATCGATTCATTTGGCTTTTCCTATATTGATCAAGCTGGTCAGAAGCACACTCTAGGTCCATATGGTGGGAAGGGTGGGAAGCTTACCACG ATCCAGCTTGACCCAACAGAGTATGTGAAGGGTTTCTCCGGAACAACTGGTACTTATGTTGGATCACAGGTTGTAGCGTCGCTAGCGATCGAAACCAACTTAAGGGAGTATGGACCATATGGAGAAGAGCAGGACATGCATTTCAGCATTCCCCTCCCTAAGAACGCTAGCGTTGTGGGCTTCTTTGGAAGTGCTGGCAACCTTCTTGATGCAATTGGCGTTTACGTGATGAATGGTTCCATCCCAAACTAG